One segment of Triticum aestivum cultivar Chinese Spring chromosome 2A, IWGSC CS RefSeq v2.1, whole genome shotgun sequence DNA contains the following:
- the LOC123184741 gene encoding peroxidase 70 yields MAMAMASSLSVLLLLCLAAATSAFPQLSPQFYAKSCPRALATIKSAVTAAVRREPRMGASLLRLHFHDCFVQGCDASVLLSDTATFTGEQGAAPNNNSIRGMNVIDNIKAQVEAVCKQTVSCADILAVAARDSVVALGGPSWTVPLGRRDSTTASLSLANSDLPAPSFDVANLTANFAAKGLSVTDMVALSGGHTIGQSQCRFFRSRLYNETNIDAAFATSLKANCPRTTSSGNSSLAPLDTTTPNGFDNAYYSNLMSQKGLLHSDQVLINDGRTAGLVRTYSSASAQFNGDFAAAMVRMGNISPLTGAQGQIRLSCSRVN; encoded by the exons ATGGCAATGGCAATGGCCTCTAGTCTGTCGGTGCTGTTGCTCCTGTGCCTAGCGGCGGCCACCTCGGCGTTCCCGCAGCTTTCGCCTCAGTTCTACGCCAAGTCGTGCCCCAGGGCGCTTGCAACCATCAAGAGCGCCGTGACCGCCGCCGTGAGGAGGGAGCCCCGCATGGGAGCGTCGCTGCTCCGCCTGCATTTCCACGACTGCTTTGTCCAA GGCTGCGACGCGTCCGTGCTGCTGAGCGACACGGCCACCTTTACGGGCGAGCAGGGGGCAGCCCCGAACAACAATTCCATTCGAGGCATGAACGTCATCGACAACATCAAGGCGCAGGTCGAGGCCGTGTGCAAGCAGACTgtctcctgcgccgacatcctCGCCGTGGCCGCCCGTGACTCCGTTGTCGCC CTGGGAGGGCCTTCGTGGACCGTTCCTCTGGGGAGGAGGGACTCGACAACGGCGAGCCTTTCCCTGGCCAACAGCGACCTGCCTGCACCGTCCTTCGACGTTGCCAACCTCACCGCCAACTTCGCCGCCAAGGGGCTCAGCGTGACCGACATGGTCGCCCTCTCTGGCGGCCACACCATCGGACAATCGCAGTGCCGGTTTTTCAGGAGCAGGCTCTACAACGAGACCAACATCGACGCGGCCTTCGCGACATCTCTCAAGGCCAACTGCCCCCGGACGACCAGCTCCGGCAACAGCAGCCTGGCGCCGCTGGACACGACGACGCCCAACGGGTTCGACAACGCGTACTACAGCAACCTGATGTCCCAGAAGGGGCTCCTGCACTCCGACCAGGTGCTGATCAACGACGGACGCACCGCCGGCCTGGTCCGGACGTACTCGTCGGCGTCGGCGCAGTTCAACGGGGACTTCGCGGCGGCCATGGTGAGGATGGGGAACATCAGCCCGCTCACCGGAGCGCAGGGGCAGATCAGGCTAAGCTGCTCCAGGGTGAACTAA